The DNA region ACCAGCAACAGTGATCAAATCACCAGTGGATACGTCTTCTGATCTTCTTAGGAACAAGTTCGAGTTAATGCCCAAACCGTTTTTCAAGTATTCGTAATCATTTTCGTGACCCAAGATACCGCACAACAAATCCTGTGAAGTCACAGCGATCACGTTTGCGTAGATACCGCGAGCAAGCAAAGCTTCAGAAGCTTTGATACCTTCAGTAACCATTGTGCCCAATGCGAAGATGTTCACAACGTTGTCACCTGGCTCGTAACCAGCGTAACCACGGTAGTCGATCAGGTAGTAAGCGCCTTGCAATACTTCTTCACGAAGAGTTTGCAGGATAGAAGCGTCATCCATGGTCGCCACTTCTTCTTCATTGATGCCACCAGCAACTGGGAATTCCGCGCGAGCCAGTTGTCCTTCAAGACCTTGTTTGAAGCGAGCTTGAGTTTTCAAGTACTTCAAAAGATCTTTTTGTTCCACGCCGCGAGTTACCAGACGAAGCAATGTGCCCGTACGGCCTGCATTGTCGTTCATCACGTGACGCTTGATAGTGTCACACATGATCCAGTCAAGCTCGATGCAAGAGAACGGCTCCCAAGTGATTTGGTTCGGGATTTGGATGTCAGACTTCCAACCGTGCTGAGCGCCTTCTGGAGAAAGAGAAACACCTGATGGAGTGCCCACGCAGATGAATGAAGATTTCCAGTACAAGTTATAGAAGTATTGATCCAATGCACGTTTGATGAAGAAGTCGTACACAGTCATCAATGGGATGATAGGTACACCTACGATGTCGCGCATTTTACCAAATGCACCCACGCAAGACATAACGTTACCTTCGGCGATTTCGAAACGAAGGAAGCGATCTGATTCTTCTTCGCCAGGAACCAAGTCAGGAAGTTTGTGGTCTTTAACGCCCAAGTCAGTTTCGTGGTCGACAACAACTGGAGCACCAAAGATTTTACCGTCCATCGCAGGATTCAAATTCGTTGAAGTACCAACGTCCGGAGCCATGGAGATGAACAACTCGCCCGGAAGTTTGAATGGTTTTTCATTCGCAGTCAGGGCTTTTTGATTCTCTTTCAATTGAGACTCATCAAGCGATGTATTTGAAATACGAGTCAATTTGGCAGTCAACTGACCAAGCATCCATTGTGTATGAGGGTAGCTTGTCATTTTCGTGTTGATGTCCAAAGCTTGCGGGATTTCGCCGAACTCAGTTAGCTTTTTCAAGAAGTAATCTTGGTTCTTGGCTTTCAACGCGTACTGCGCTTTCATCTCGCCCATGATTTTTTCAGAACGAGCAGCCAGGAATTTACCAGCAGCAGAGTTTGCATCCAAGCGTTGGTACAAAGTATCGCCAGTGATGCCTTGACCCGCTTTAAGCGCGTTCACTTCGTCTTCTTGTGGAAGAGAGCTGTGATTGCCTGGTTGAGCAGCGGCTTTCAAGCCCCAGCCTTTAAGCGTATGCGCGATGATGATTGTTGGGCGACGAGTGGAAAGTTTGGATTGCTCCATCGCTTCTGCAAGGGCGATCATATCATGACCACCGAAGTCGCGAAGAGCATCGTAAAGTTCTTGGTCAGAAACACTGTCCAGGAATTTCTTCATGTCCGGGTGTTCTTTAGCGATGCCTTTTTTCAAAGCCTTCATGTCTTGAACAAGAAGCAATGATTGAAGTTCGTAGTCTTCCAATTTTTGCTCAAGGAATGTTTTGAAAGTTTCGCCGTCTTTTTTAGCGAACAAAGCTTTACGTTTGGAACCGTGGCGTACTTGGATAACTTCCCAGCCGTTCGCAGCCATTGTGCGCTCAACACGGTCAGCATCAGTACCATTCATGATTTCTTTGTTTGTGATACGGTGACCATCAAGTGATTGACGGTTGTAATCCAGGATCCAAGTCAATGAACCGATTTCGCGTTCAGCAAAGTCAGGAACAGCTTCGTACATGGAGCCTTCACGGAATTCAGAGTCACCGCAAACAGCCCAGAAGTGTGCATCGGGAACTTCATAACCGTGCTCGCGAGCGTAACGGTAAGCAAGTGCCATGTAGCCAGCTTCAACAGGTGGAATACCCACTGTACCGGATGGGAAGAAGTTGTGGTGATCCGGATCGTAAGCAGAGTGGTAAGATTGGAAAACGAACTCTGAGCCATCAGTGAATTTACGAAGACCATTCATTGCCTGGTCAGCTTGCTCTTGAGAAAGTTTTGTCATGTCACCTTTTAGCAAAAGATCCAAAAGGTAGTTGTAAGAGTGATCCACCGGGGAAGCATGTGGTTTGTTCGCGATATGGTCGAAACCAGTTTTCGCCATTAAGTGCAAAGCACCCATGATGTGAAGTGAGCTTGCGCAAGCAGCCGGGTGACCACCGATTTTTGGATCGCCTTTTTCTTTGTCAGAACGATGATTGGCTTGCCAGATCATTTGCGTTGAAAGGTAAAGCGCACGGCGTGCGATCACGTCTAAAACTTCAGGATTAGCACCCTTCAAGTTTTCAGACTTCGCAGTTTTATTTTTAGAGTCTGCCACGATGGTCTCCTTGAGTAATAACTCGGTATCAAATTAACGGTGCGAAACTAGCATTCTTGAGAGGGAGACACAAGATTTAAGGCCTTGAAAACGGGGCCTTTTTCCCTCTATTGACGCACTGAAAAACCAACACCGTTAGCCCCGAGTTTACACCCCGGAATCGGGTGGATCACGCTTGGTTCTCACAATGGTTCTACTTAGGTCTAAAATACGAGGGTCTTAAGGGGAAATTCTGGATTTTGGGAGGGGGTAATTTAGGTCCCTTAGGGGAAAGGGACCGAGTTGAAAGGGTAAATGCGGTTTTTTGGTCACAGTTTTTTTGGGGGGTCCCCTGGCAGCGGTGTTAAAAGGTGGCGTTCAGGCCGACTTCGAAACCGGATTCTTTAATATCAATTCTGGTAAGGTCGGATGTGCGCGATTGAGCCATCTCGGTGTAGTTCAGATCAATCCCAAAATTCTTGGTGATCTGGAAGCCAAAGCCACCTTGAAAACCAATTCCTGGATCGTATTCATTGCTGTTACTTCCGGTTATCTTGGAGATGTTCAAACCACCCTTGAGGTTGATAATTTCAGTGAAAGCAAAGGCGAAGTTGCCATCAATTCTGGCGATTCCCGCAGAGGAGCCTTGGTTCTGAATGTCGATGTATGTTGCATTCACAGTCCAACCCAATTCCTGAACAGGGAGACTTGCGTATCCTACAGAGAGTCCCAATGTTTGATCAAGGTCGTCGCTGAAATGGTAGGACTCACCGTTGACGGTGGCTTTTGTCGAAGCTCGCAACATGGGTTTCGCGATTCCCACACGGAAGCCATTGCTGGAAATCGCATTGTTTTTTTCGACTTTGGCAGTTTGTTTGTTTTGTGCAGAAGCTGTGGACGTCATTAAAGCCAAAGTAAGCAGGACCATAAATTTCGTAACTAGTTTCATAAAACATTCTCCGTTTCAAATGGTTATGCCTTC from Bdellovibrio sp. GT3 includes:
- a CDS encoding pyruvate dehydrogenase: MADSKNKTAKSENLKGANPEVLDVIARRALYLSTQMIWQANHRSDKEKGDPKIGGHPAACASSLHIMGALHLMAKTGFDHIANKPHASPVDHSYNYLLDLLLKGDMTKLSQEQADQAMNGLRKFTDGSEFVFQSYHSAYDPDHHNFFPSGTVGIPPVEAGYMALAYRYAREHGYEVPDAHFWAVCGDSEFREGSMYEAVPDFAEREIGSLTWILDYNRQSLDGHRITNKEIMNGTDADRVERTMAANGWEVIQVRHGSKRKALFAKKDGETFKTFLEQKLEDYELQSLLLVQDMKALKKGIAKEHPDMKKFLDSVSDQELYDALRDFGGHDMIALAEAMEQSKLSTRRPTIIIAHTLKGWGLKAAAQPGNHSSLPQEDEVNALKAGQGITGDTLYQRLDANSAAGKFLAARSEKIMGEMKAQYALKAKNQDYFLKKLTEFGEIPQALDINTKMTSYPHTQWMLGQLTAKLTRISNTSLDESQLKENQKALTANEKPFKLPGELFISMAPDVGTSTNLNPAMDGKIFGAPVVVDHETDLGVKDHKLPDLVPGEEESDRFLRFEIAEGNVMSCVGAFGKMRDIVGVPIIPLMTVYDFFIKRALDQYFYNLYWKSSFICVGTPSGVSLSPEGAQHGWKSDIQIPNQITWEPFSCIELDWIMCDTIKRHVMNDNAGRTGTLLRLVTRGVEQKDLLKYLKTQARFKQGLEGQLARAEFPVAGGINEEEVATMDDASILQTLREEVLQGAYYLIDYRGYAGYEPGDNVVNIFALGTMVTEGIKASEALLARGIYANVIAVTSQDLLCGILGHENDYEYLKNGLGINSNLFLRRSEDVSTGDLITVAGKRVPVVSVADGEIGMLDNIGSIIGVRQEALGVIKHSKCGRPSEIYAYHHIDADAVVEACGKVLAETALEKVIVSENALGETHQAEGRTAHWTDLWPSKNPVHKH